The genomic window GGCGCGGTAGACGTCTTCGGCTTCCTTAAAGCGGCCTTCCTTTAAGAGAAGCGCGCCAAGCGTGTGGCGGACCGGCTGGATCCAGTCCGGCGGTTCGGAGTAGTGCAGCGCGTCTTCGGCCTTGACGCCCGCGCGAAGGTGGGTGACGGCGCCTTCGACCGCGCCTTCCGCGACGAGGATCTCGCCGTTCATCAGGTGGGTGGCGACGACCAGGATGTCCGAAGCCTTGTTGTTCCCGAAGCCGGCACCCTTGAGCACGGGGTTCCGGCGGGCCATGTAGAACAACCGTTGCTCCTCACGGGCCTCTGCCGGCATCTTCTTCGCCGCGAAGGCCACGGCGCGTGCGGCATGGCGCAGGGCCCGGGAAAGAGGGAAGTGGTCGGGAAGCTCAGGGGAGGCGAGCACCTCGTCCCACTTGCCGAACCGGACGCGCGCTTCGAACGGCATCGCGAAGAAGCCGTCGAGGAACGGCGCCGCCGCCTTTTGGACGTCGGGCGGGACGGCCGCCACGAGTTGGTCGACCGCATCGATCGCAGATTGGCCCTGGCCGATCATCATCGCCGCGAAAGACAGCATGTGGTTGTTGTGGGCCATGTACATGCGGTAGATCGGGGCCGGCGTGTGGTTCGCGCGGTAGTCCTTGTCGACCCGCATCGCCCTCGCGTTGCTGTCGATCGCCTTGGCCCAGTCCCCCGTGCGCACATAGATGTGGGAGGGCATGTGGACGTTGTGGCCGAGCCCCGGTTGAAGGGTGAGGAGCCGGTCCGCGGCAGGCAAAGCCCGCTCGGGGTTCCGGCTCATTTCGAGGGCGTGGATGGTCAGGTGCAGGGCGAGAGGATGGTCGGGCTGGAGTTTGACGACCTTGGCGAGCGTCTCTACGATCTCCGGCGTTCCCGGGTAAGGCGTGCCGTCCGCGGTCCAGAGGTTCCACGGACGGAGGTCGGCCATGGACTCGGCGAAGAGGGCGCCCGCATCGGCGTCTTTCGGGTAGCGGTGCCAGACCTTCCGCATTTCAACGGCGAACGATTTGTCGAGCGGGTTGCGGTCGGCGGGCTGTGGCTGGGCGAACCGCACCGAAGCGGCGCGGACGAGGGCTTGATCGACGGGCCTGTCGTCCGCCATCGTCGCCCGGGCTTTGGCGAGGGCGTAGTAGGCTTCCTTTTCGTCCTCTGGCGGCACGGACATGTTGTTCATGTGCGGGCCGTTCGCCATCGCGAGACCCCACCACGCCATCGCGCACTCGGGATCGAGCTTGGCGGCTTGCCGGAACGAGCGCTTGGCTTCGCCGTGGTGGAAGGCGTAAAGCATATTGAGGCCCTGGTCGAAATACTTCTGAGCCAAGGGCACGGACGTGACGTGGCGGGTGTGCGGCCCGGTCCCTTCGAACAGCGGCACCGCGGGGCTGTCTTGGGCCGCGAGGAGCACGAGGGCTGAGATGAACGTGTTCATAGTCCTGTCCTTTACAGCATTGTAAACTTTCTTGGGCCTGTCCAGGACCTGACTTTAGTGTGTGCAAGTTTTTGACGAACGACGCGGGGCCGCTACAATAGGCCGTGCGTTTCTTGTTCGTCTTGGCGGCGGTTTGGCTTGCATGTCCGGTCCACGCCCAATGGGGCGTCGCCGAATCCCGCGACGTCGTCTACACCCAAGGCGGCGGCGCGCCCCAAAAGCTCGACCTCTTCGTGCCCGTTCCGATGACCGTCGCCAAACGGCCGGCGATCGTGTTCGTCCACGGGGGAGGGTGGAGCGGCGGCAGCAAGGCGGACTTCACCGACTGGGCGCGGTACTACGCGCGGAAGGGCTATGTCTGCACGTCTATCGACTACCGCTTAGCTCCGAGACACGTATGGCCGGCGCAGATCGACGACGCTCAGGCCTCCGTCCGCTGGATGCGCAAGAACGCGGCGGTATTGGGCGTCGACCCCGGCCGGATCGCGGCCCTCGGAGCTTCGGCGGGCGGCCATCTGGTCTTGCTGCTCGGGACGACCGAGACCCTGAACGACGCCGATCCCGATCTCCACGGCTACTCTTCGAAGGTCCAGGCCGTCGTCGACTACTACGGACCGACCGACTTCCGTTATCCGAAAGAGTGGGACCCGCTGGTGTGGGGGTTGATCGAATCGATGGTCGGGAAGCCGGTGACGGAATCGCCTTGGCTCTACCGGCAGGCCGCACCGTTGTCTCACGTCACGCCGGACGATGCGCCGATGCTCGTGTTCCAAGGGACGGTCGATCCGATCGTGCCGCCTGTCCAGAGCCGGCGGTTGGACGCCGTGCTGACGTCGCTCGGGATCGCCCACCAGTACAACGAGTTCCCTTACGAGGGCCACGGGTTCGGCACGCTCGAAGTGTTCTTCTTCTGTTTCTGGCAGACCGATCTCTGGCTGTCCAAGAACCTGCGCTGATCAATCGAAGTGCGTCTGGTTGCGGAGGAACTCGAACGTGCCTTCCTTGGGATAATCGTAACTCTCGCCGACGCCCCCGCCCGACCACTGGACCTTGCCCCAACGGTCCGACGCGAGCAGTTCCTTCAAGGCTGCGCGAGCGGTGTTCTCGTCGGGCACGGTCAGCTTCTCCTTGCGGAAAGCGCCGTTCTTCCGGCAATAGTCCACGTACT from Armatimonadota bacterium includes these protein-coding regions:
- a CDS encoding alpha/beta hydrolase gives rise to the protein MRFLFVLAAVWLACPVHAQWGVAESRDVVYTQGGGAPQKLDLFVPVPMTVAKRPAIVFVHGGGWSGGSKADFTDWARYYARKGYVCTSIDYRLAPRHVWPAQIDDAQASVRWMRKNAAVLGVDPGRIAALGASAGGHLVLLLGTTETLNDADPDLHGYSSKVQAVVDYYGPTDFRYPKEWDPLVWGLIESMVGKPVTESPWLYRQAAPLSHVTPDDAPMLVFQGTVDPIVPPVQSRRLDAVLTSLGIAHQYNEFPYEGHGFGTLEVFFFCFWQTDLWLSKNLR